In Legionella beliardensis, the following are encoded in one genomic region:
- the aat gene encoding leucyl/phenylalanyl-tRNA--protein transferase: MTSFDSLYTFPSPEQADKQGLLAIGGDLSAPRLLAAYSQGIFPWFEADYPILWWSPDPRLILYPNQFKLAQSLKKSLKKPHQFTMDTHFEEVIHACATVAKRRQNTWITDDMQQAYIELHHLGYAHSIEIWSAGTLVGGLYGVSLGRAFFGESMFHLTRDASKIALFYLCQTLKEWQFDFIDCQLPTEHLQNLGAIIISRQEFLQQLKNALKHPSKQGIWQ, encoded by the coding sequence ATGACTAGTTTTGATTCACTCTATACCTTCCCTAGCCCAGAGCAAGCAGATAAACAGGGTCTATTAGCTATTGGTGGTGATCTATCAGCACCCCGTCTATTAGCAGCTTATAGTCAAGGCATCTTTCCTTGGTTTGAGGCTGATTATCCCATATTATGGTGGTCACCTGATCCGCGCTTAATTCTTTATCCTAATCAATTTAAACTAGCGCAAAGTTTAAAAAAATCCCTAAAAAAACCGCATCAATTTACAATGGACACACACTTTGAGGAAGTTATTCATGCATGTGCGACCGTTGCTAAGCGTAGGCAAAATACGTGGATTACTGATGATATGCAACAAGCTTATATTGAATTACACCATCTCGGTTATGCTCATTCTATTGAAATTTGGTCTGCCGGCACGTTAGTTGGTGGTTTGTATGGCGTGAGCTTAGGCCGAGCCTTTTTTGGTGAATCCATGTTTCATCTAACAAGGGATGCCTCAAAAATAGCCTTGTTTTATTTATGTCAAACACTGAAAGAATGGCAATTTGATTTTATTGATTGCCAGCTACCCACTGAACACTTGCAAAATTTAGGTGCTATCATAATCAGCCGCCAAGAGTTTTTACAGCAGCTAAAAAATGCTTTAAAGCACCCGTCAAAGCAAGGTATTTGGCAGTGA
- the trxB gene encoding thioredoxin-disulfide reductase has protein sequence MISSNNHHRLIILGSGPAGYTAAVYAARANLKPVLITGMQPGGQLTTTTEVDNWPGDVEGLQGPALMERMQKHAERFETKVIFDHITDADLSQRPFILRGDSETYTCDALIIATGASARYLGLPSEQAYQGRGVSACATCDGFFYRNKDVCVIGGGNTAVEEALYLSNIAASVTLIHRRDTLRAEKILQDKLFEKAQTGNIKLLWNHTLDEVLGDGIKVTGVNLRQTNQDNISYLKVDGVFIAIGHDPNTSLFKNQLTMTNDGYLIIRSGLEGMATATSIPGVFACGDVADHVYRQAITSAGFGCMAALDAEKFLDDLNH, from the coding sequence ATGATAAGCAGTAACAATCATCATCGATTAATTATATTAGGTTCTGGTCCCGCAGGATATACGGCTGCCGTTTATGCCGCACGTGCAAATCTTAAACCCGTATTAATTACCGGCATGCAACCTGGTGGCCAGTTAACAACAACTACTGAGGTAGATAATTGGCCTGGTGATGTTGAAGGTTTACAAGGGCCAGCCTTGATGGAGCGCATGCAAAAACATGCTGAGCGGTTTGAAACTAAAGTCATTTTTGATCACATTACTGATGCTGATTTAAGCCAGCGCCCTTTCATCTTGCGTGGTGATAGTGAAACCTATACCTGTGATGCATTAATTATTGCAACGGGTGCCTCAGCGCGTTATCTGGGGCTACCTTCAGAACAAGCGTATCAGGGGCGAGGCGTTTCAGCTTGTGCTACTTGTGATGGCTTTTTTTATCGCAACAAAGATGTCTGTGTCATTGGAGGTGGTAATACTGCTGTGGAAGAAGCACTTTATCTTTCTAATATCGCTGCCTCAGTTACCCTAATTCACCGCCGGGATACGTTAAGAGCCGAAAAAATTCTGCAAGATAAATTATTTGAAAAAGCACAAACAGGCAATATTAAGTTACTCTGGAACCACACCTTAGATGAAGTCTTAGGCGACGGTATTAAAGTAACTGGCGTTAATCTACGTCAAACCAATCAAGATAACATCAGCTACCTTAAAGTAGACGGTGTCTTTATTGCGATTGGTCATGACCCTAATACTAGCTTATTTAAAAACCAATTAACCATGACTAATGATGGGTATTTAATTATTCGTTCTGGTTTAGAAGGAATGGCAACTGCGACATCTATTCCTGGTGTTTTCGCTTGTGGCGATGTGGCTGATCATGTTTACCGACAAGCCATTACCTCCGCAGGCTTCGGTTGTATGGCGGCCTTAGATGCGGAAAAATTTCTAGATGATTTAAATCACTAA
- a CDS encoding APC family permease translates to MSKPQSGLVRVLGLGALIIYGIGDILGAGIYSIVGKIAGHAGSLTWLSFAIAMAIVLLTALSYSELSSRFPQSGGVSVYIQEAFGQKWMSIFAGLLLFSATIFSMSTLSQAFVGYLGTFGFKIPKWLGVLFFFSLLLSINIRGIRQSSVANIISTFIELSGLLIVLFCGFWFLSTTDSQAVSTTSEEFPGIGNVLKGAALAFFAFTGFEDLANVAEEVKEPEKNLPRAILSSLGVAGILYLGVSWTATAIIPGSELGQSEAPLFDVVTKSYPAIPTYLFAIIALFAVSNTTLLNYITASRLLYGMSRENLMPKLFQTVHSKYHTPYVAILLIFPMVLLLSFVGNLSELASATSTIVLMIFSFSNIALIKIKLRERGKLQDDKAFHVSIIIPCLALALNILAITFLPLRNIIQATVFVAISLLVTWVVLKAEIKLNKLEE, encoded by the coding sequence ATGAGCAAGCCGCAGAGCGGTCTAGTCAGAGTCCTTGGTTTGGGCGCCTTAATCATCTATGGGATAGGTGATATTCTTGGGGCAGGTATTTACTCCATTGTAGGAAAAATAGCAGGTCATGCGGGCTCGTTAACCTGGTTATCTTTTGCAATAGCAATGGCTATTGTGTTACTTACCGCACTTAGTTACAGCGAACTTAGTAGCCGTTTCCCCCAAAGCGGCGGTGTGTCAGTCTATATACAAGAAGCCTTTGGTCAAAAATGGATGTCAATTTTTGCAGGGTTACTTTTATTTAGTGCGACCATCTTTTCCATGTCAACTTTATCACAAGCGTTTGTAGGCTATCTTGGCACATTTGGCTTTAAAATACCCAAGTGGCTAGGTGTTTTATTTTTTTTCAGCCTCCTACTTAGTATTAATATCCGTGGCATTAGGCAATCCTCAGTCGCTAATATAATTAGTACATTTATAGAATTAAGCGGGTTACTGATTGTTTTATTCTGTGGGTTTTGGTTTTTATCAACAACAGATAGCCAAGCTGTTAGCACAACTTCAGAAGAATTTCCTGGAATTGGCAATGTACTTAAGGGAGCTGCGTTAGCATTTTTTGCCTTCACGGGCTTTGAAGATCTAGCTAATGTGGCAGAAGAGGTAAAGGAACCCGAAAAAAACTTACCTCGCGCTATACTATCCTCGCTAGGAGTAGCTGGCATCTTATATTTAGGTGTAAGTTGGACAGCAACCGCAATTATTCCAGGCAGCGAACTGGGTCAGTCAGAAGCGCCTTTGTTTGACGTCGTGACTAAATCTTATCCGGCTATTCCCACGTATTTGTTTGCAATTATTGCGCTTTTTGCTGTATCAAACACAACCTTGTTAAACTATATTACCGCATCACGTTTACTTTATGGCATGTCCCGAGAGAATCTCATGCCAAAATTATTCCAAACCGTTCATAGTAAATACCATACGCCCTATGTTGCTATTTTACTTATATTTCCTATGGTACTTTTATTAAGCTTTGTAGGTAATTTAAGCGAGCTTGCCAGTGCAACGAGCACTATCGTTTTGATGATATTTTCCTTCAGCAATATCGCATTGATAAAAATTAAGTTAAGAGAACGCGGCAAGCTTCAGGATGACAAAGCCTTTCATGTTTCTATTATCATTCCTTGCTTAGCATTAGCATTAAATATCCTTGCAATTACATTTCTACCGCTGCGCAATATTATTCAGGCGACAGTATTTGTTGCGATAAGCTTGCTAGTAACTTGGGTAGTTTTAAAGGCTGAAATAAAGCTTAATAAGCTTGAAGAGTAA
- a CDS encoding DNA translocase FtsK — MTKRDASTKSKNNKTRPAFLIKRISEGSFILLLTGVLFVILSLCTYHVSDPSWIGKKQSQVEIANAGGHVGAYIANALYFAFGYCCFFLPIGIIFIAWLALKEYRTSQHINKLVLSLRISGFLLTIIGSCGLLSLESVIANLNNIHSAGGVLGYWIAKGFYYALNLQGASLLLLAFLLVGVTWLTGFSWLKLSELIGFYTMLACRWTVNNLKAAGLFIKTQARQLTTRNKPTLQPTRQDRRPNLALRREPEKKEKIDNKPIPILMPAEPVVINTAFNTMVEAAPSKPVAKEKKAKPPVAGGLPSLSLLDKGQAGRPLGGYTHQELETLSREVEQHLLDFGIQADVVAVHPGPVITRFELQLAAGIKVSKLTALAKDLARSLSVISVRVVEVIPGKTVVGLELPNQQREIVRLSSVFSADVYQHAMSPLTLALGVDIAGHPMVVDLAKMPHLLVAGTTGSGKSVGINAMILSLLFKAGPDQVRLIMIDPKMLELSVYDGIPHLLTPVVTDMKEAASALRWCVAEMERRYRLMAALGVRNLTGFNIKVNEAAEKGEPLTDPLWKASDGVDSNPPLLQQLPYIVVIVDELADMMMVVGKKVEQLIARIAQKARAAGIHLILATQRPSVDVLTGLIKSNIPTRMSFQVSSKIDSRTILDQQGAEQLLGHGDMLYLAPGTGAPLRVHGAFVDDKEVHRIADDWRGRGEPDYIEEITQTLDSSEGGMSEDGQDTEDADPLYDQAVEFIIQTRKASISSVQRRFKIGYNRAARLVEEMERTGIVGPLDGGYRDVLVSAVPEE, encoded by the coding sequence ATGACAAAAAGAGACGCAAGCACCAAATCTAAAAATAATAAAACGCGACCCGCGTTTCTTATAAAGCGAATCAGTGAAGGTAGTTTTATTCTGCTTTTAACGGGTGTTTTGTTTGTTATCCTGTCTTTATGTACTTATCATGTCAGTGATCCTAGCTGGATAGGTAAAAAACAAAGTCAGGTAGAAATAGCAAATGCAGGCGGCCATGTAGGCGCTTATATTGCTAATGCCTTATATTTTGCCTTTGGTTATTGCTGTTTTTTTCTACCAATAGGTATTATCTTTATCGCTTGGTTGGCTTTAAAAGAATATCGCACATCGCAACATATTAATAAGCTCGTACTCTCCTTAAGAATCAGTGGCTTTCTCCTCACTATTATAGGCAGTTGTGGTTTACTCAGTTTAGAATCGGTTATTGCTAATCTGAATAACATACACAGTGCCGGTGGTGTTTTAGGCTATTGGATAGCTAAAGGGTTTTATTATGCTTTAAATTTACAAGGTGCATCCTTACTTCTATTAGCATTTCTCCTCGTTGGTGTCACTTGGTTAACAGGATTTTCTTGGTTAAAACTCTCAGAATTAATTGGTTTTTATACCATGCTTGCTTGTCGATGGACGGTTAACAATTTAAAAGCTGCAGGCCTTTTTATAAAAACACAAGCTAGGCAGCTGACGACAAGAAATAAGCCTACTCTACAACCAACGCGGCAAGATAGACGGCCTAACTTAGCGTTAAGAAGAGAGCCAGAAAAGAAAGAAAAGATAGACAATAAACCTATTCCAATTCTCATGCCCGCAGAGCCTGTTGTAATTAACACCGCGTTTAATACGATGGTGGAAGCTGCACCTAGCAAGCCTGTAGCCAAAGAGAAGAAAGCCAAACCACCTGTGGCTGGTGGCCTACCTTCGTTAAGTTTGCTTGATAAAGGGCAGGCGGGAAGGCCTTTAGGTGGTTATACACATCAGGAACTAGAAACACTATCACGCGAAGTTGAGCAGCATCTTTTAGATTTTGGTATTCAAGCCGATGTGGTTGCGGTCCACCCAGGGCCTGTAATTACGCGTTTTGAATTGCAGTTGGCTGCAGGTATTAAAGTAAGTAAGCTTACGGCATTAGCCAAAGATTTGGCACGCTCATTATCGGTAATTAGCGTACGTGTTGTTGAAGTTATTCCAGGAAAAACAGTCGTAGGCCTTGAGCTACCTAATCAGCAACGAGAAATTGTGCGCCTATCTTCGGTATTCTCGGCTGATGTTTACCAGCATGCTATGTCACCTTTAACATTGGCCTTAGGCGTGGATATTGCAGGTCATCCAATGGTAGTTGATTTAGCTAAAATGCCTCATTTACTAGTTGCTGGTACGACCGGTTCAGGCAAATCAGTAGGCATTAATGCCATGATTTTAAGTCTATTATTTAAAGCAGGCCCTGATCAGGTCCGTTTAATCATGATTGATCCTAAAATGTTAGAGTTATCAGTCTATGACGGTATTCCTCATTTATTAACTCCTGTGGTTACTGACATGAAAGAGGCTGCAAGTGCATTACGTTGGTGTGTTGCTGAAATGGAGCGGCGTTACCGATTGATGGCAGCTTTAGGTGTGCGTAATTTAACTGGTTTTAATATCAAGGTGAATGAAGCGGCTGAGAAAGGTGAACCTTTAACTGATCCTTTATGGAAAGCAAGCGATGGCGTTGATAGTAATCCGCCCCTATTACAGCAACTACCTTATATTGTAGTCATTGTCGATGAATTAGCAGACATGATGATGGTTGTTGGTAAAAAGGTTGAGCAATTAATTGCCAGAATTGCTCAAAAAGCCAGAGCTGCTGGTATCCATTTAATTCTAGCAACGCAGCGTCCTTCAGTGGATGTGTTAACAGGCTTAATTAAGTCAAATATTCCGACACGTATGTCGTTTCAGGTTTCCTCAAAAATTGATTCACGTACTATTCTTGATCAACAGGGAGCCGAACAATTACTAGGTCATGGTGATATGCTGTATTTAGCACCCGGTACAGGTGCGCCATTACGAGTACATGGTGCGTTTGTTGATGATAAAGAGGTACATCGTATTGCTGATGATTGGCGTGGTCGTGGTGAGCCTGATTACATTGAGGAGATTACGCAAACACTAGATAGTTCAGAAGGTGGAATGAGTGAAGATGGGCAAGATACGGAAGATGCTGATCCATTATATGATCAAGCGGTAGAGTTTATCATCCAGACTCGTAAGGCCAGTATTTCATCGGTACAAAGACGGTTTAAAATAGGCTATAATCGCGCAGCTCGTTTAGTGGAAGAAATGGAGCGTACCGGTATTGTTGGTCCGCTAGATGGTGGCTATAGAGATGTACTCGTTTCAGCTGTCCCGGAAGAATAA
- a CDS encoding phosphodiester glycosidase family protein: MFSQTIAIIKWLRQGWKSAFTVLFILILLNYALAATNWHKLSPGLLYQDLNDSYLSPWSHIHAFRIDLNSNQLALVMAKDLAMKHASADEYAQHSKALITINGGFFDHNFHPLGLRINNKKQQSPLKQISWWGVFYIKNNKAYLKNVRQFRRNKHIEFAMQSGPRLLINGQIPPLKPGRAERSALGITADGQVIILVTENTPLSTTELAQLMKAPPLNCVNALNLDGGSSSQLHAEVDSFRLNVHGFSNVSDAIIVKKKH, from the coding sequence ATGTTCAGTCAAACCATTGCGATAATAAAATGGTTGAGACAAGGTTGGAAATCAGCTTTTACTGTTTTATTTATACTGATCTTGCTTAATTATGCGCTTGCTGCTACGAACTGGCACAAATTAAGCCCCGGTTTACTTTATCAAGATTTAAATGATAGCTATCTTTCGCCTTGGTCTCATATTCATGCTTTTCGGATTGATTTAAATTCAAACCAACTTGCTTTAGTTATGGCAAAAGATTTAGCCATGAAGCATGCCTCTGCTGATGAGTATGCTCAGCATAGCAAAGCGCTTATTACCATTAATGGCGGTTTTTTTGATCACAATTTTCATCCATTAGGCTTAAGAATAAATAACAAAAAACAACAAAGCCCGCTTAAACAGATTAGTTGGTGGGGCGTTTTTTACATTAAAAATAACAAAGCTTACCTAAAAAATGTTCGTCAATTTAGACGTAATAAACACATTGAATTTGCTATGCAAAGTGGCCCACGTTTACTTATTAATGGTCAAATACCACCTTTAAAGCCTGGGCGCGCTGAACGTTCAGCGCTTGGAATTACAGCAGATGGACAAGTCATTATTTTAGTTACTGAAAATACACCGCTTTCAACGACTGAATTAGCGCAATTAATGAAAGCGCCACCCCTTAACTGTGTTAATGCGCTTAATCTTGATGGTGGAAGTTCAAGTCAGTTACATGCCGAAGTCGATTCATTTCGCTTAAATGTGCATGGCTTTTCTAACGTCAGTGATGCAATTATTGTAAAAAAAAAGCATTAA
- the infA gene encoding translation initiation factor IF-1 yields the protein MAKEDHIEMLGTVIETLPNTMFRVELENGHIVTAHISGRMRKHYIRILTGDKVKVELTPYDLTKGRITFRDKN from the coding sequence ATGGCAAAAGAAGATCATATTGAAATGCTTGGTACGGTAATTGAGACACTACCTAATACAATGTTTCGTGTTGAGCTGGAAAATGGTCATATTGTTACGGCACATATTTCAGGCCGTATGCGTAAACACTATATTCGTATTTTAACAGGCGATAAAGTTAAAGTTGAGCTGACCCCTTATGATTTAACTAAAGGACGTATAACCTTCCGCGACAAAAATTAA
- the pmbA gene encoding metalloprotease PmbA, which translates to MQNSLKNLTKAKQKSASDLSTLMQDILDRARKQGATDAAVSVNHDSGFSVDVRMKDVETVSFNEDKGVSLVVYIGHRKGAASSTDTSPQALDNLVKAAYEIAQVSAEDKCFGLADRDLLTNEYPELDLSHPWDINPTEAIEMALDCEAQALAYDKRIKNSDGVNLSTYNFMHGYANTYGALGVIDGTRHSISCSLIAQEGESMQRDYDYTTARHANDLSSLKHLAESTVQRTVSRLGAKQVKTQKVPVLFSSRISSGILSSLINAISGSNLYRKNSFLLDALDQRIFPTNIKIYEQPHLLKGLGSSPFDGEGVPTRNNIFVEDGYLRQYVLSSYSARRMGLKTTANSSGVHNLTINPTAGNLDDLIKQMDKGLLVTELMGQGVNVLTGDYSRGASGFWVENGAIQFPVEEVTIAGNLKNMFLAIQAVGNDFNPNIATRCGSILIDGLTVAGH; encoded by the coding sequence ATGCAAAATTCATTAAAAAATCTTACTAAAGCAAAACAAAAATCGGCAAGTGATTTATCTACCTTGATGCAAGATATCCTAGATCGCGCTCGTAAGCAAGGCGCGACCGATGCTGCTGTTTCGGTCAACCATGACAGTGGTTTTTCAGTCGATGTGCGTATGAAAGATGTGGAAACAGTCTCCTTTAATGAAGATAAAGGCGTCAGTTTGGTCGTCTACATAGGGCATCGTAAGGGCGCTGCTAGCAGTACAGATACATCACCGCAAGCATTAGATAATTTAGTGAAAGCCGCTTATGAAATTGCCCAAGTTAGCGCAGAAGATAAATGTTTTGGTCTAGCTGATCGGGATTTATTAACGAATGAATACCCTGAGTTAGATTTATCTCATCCTTGGGATATTAATCCTACAGAGGCAATCGAGATGGCTCTAGACTGTGAAGCCCAAGCTTTAGCCTATGATAAGCGCATAAAAAATTCCGATGGTGTTAATTTATCGACTTATAATTTTATGCATGGTTATGCCAATACTTATGGTGCCTTAGGAGTAATTGATGGGACAAGACATAGTATAAGTTGCTCTTTAATTGCGCAAGAAGGCGAGTCGATGCAACGCGATTACGATTATACGACAGCGCGTCATGCCAATGATTTAAGTTCTTTAAAACATTTAGCCGAAAGTACAGTTCAGCGTACGGTTAGCCGTTTAGGGGCAAAACAAGTAAAGACGCAAAAAGTGCCTGTTTTATTTTCGTCGCGTATTTCTAGTGGTATTTTATCAAGTTTAATTAATGCAATTAGTGGCTCTAATTTGTATCGTAAAAACTCGTTTTTATTAGACGCCTTAGACCAACGAATTTTCCCGACTAACATTAAAATTTATGAACAGCCACATTTATTAAAAGGATTAGGTAGTTCTCCTTTTGATGGTGAAGGCGTTCCTACCCGAAATAATATTTTTGTAGAAGATGGCTATCTTCGTCAGTATGTTTTAAGCAGTTATTCAGCAAGACGTATGGGACTAAAGACCACAGCTAACAGCAGCGGTGTTCATAATTTAACAATAAATCCAACGGCAGGAAACTTAGATGATTTAATCAAGCAAATGGATAAAGGTCTATTAGTCACGGAGTTAATGGGCCAGGGCGTAAACGTGCTAACTGGTGATTACTCTCGCGGCGCTTCTGGTTTTTGGGTAGAAAATGGCGCTATACAGTTTCCTGTTGAGGAAGTAACAATTGCTGGTAATCTAAAAAATATGTTTTTAGCAATTCAAGCAGTAGGCAATGATTTTAATCCTAATATTGCAACCCGCTGTGGTTCAATACTAATTGACGGTCTCACTGTAGCGGGTCACTGA